One window of Micropterus dolomieu isolate WLL.071019.BEF.003 ecotype Adirondacks linkage group LG13, ASM2129224v1, whole genome shotgun sequence genomic DNA carries:
- the LOC123981938 gene encoding SWI/SNF-related matrix-associated actin-dependent regulator of chromatin subfamily B member 1-like produces the protein MQLALSKTFGQKPVKFQLEQDGDFYMVGSEVGNYLRMFRGSLYKRYPSLWRRLASVEERKKIVASSHATSVTLLKASECEEIFEGNDEKYKAVSISTEPPAYLREQKAKRSSQWVPTLPNSSHHLDAVPCSTTINRNRMGRDKKRTFPLCFDDHDPAVIHENAAQVEALVPIRLDMEIDGQKLRDAFTWNMNEKLMTPEMFAEILCDDLDLNPLAFVPAIASAIRQQIESYPTDGILEEQADQRVIIKLNIHVGNISLVDQFEWDMSERENSPESFALKLCSELGLGGEFVTTIAYSIRGQLSWHQRTYAFSENPLPTVEIAIRNTGDADQWCPLLETLTDAEMEKKIRDQDRNTRRMRRLANTAPSW, from the exons ATGCAATTGGCTTTAAGTAAAACGTTTGGGCAGAAGCCGGTTAAATTTCAGTTAGAACAAGATGGGGACTTTTACATGGTTGGGTCGGAG GTTGGAAACTATCTGCGTATGTTCAGAGGCTCTCTGTATAAAAGATATCCATCTTTATGGAGGAGGCTGGCCTcggtggaggagaggaagaaaatcgTAGCATCGTCACATg CCACTAGTGTTACTCTGCTGAAGGCATCAGAATGTGAAGAGATCTTCGAGGGTAATGACGAGAAATACAAGGCGGTGTCCATCAGTACAGAGCCCCCGGCTTACCTCAG GGAGCAGAAAGCAAAGAGGAGCAGTCAATGGGTTCCCACGCTGCCCAACAGCTCTCACCATCTTGATGCAGTGCCTTGCTCCACCACCATCAATCGCAACCGAATGGGCCGTGATAAAAAGAGGACCTTCCCCCTGTG CTTTGATGACCATGACCCTGCAGTGATCCATGAGAACGCAGCCCAGGTCGAGGCGCTGGTTCCCATTCGTCTAGACATGGAGATAGATGGACAGAAACTGCGAGATGCATTCACGTGGAACATGAATG AGAAATTGATGACCCCAGAGATGTTTGCAGAGATTTTATGTGATGACCTGGACCTGAATCCTCTGGCCTTTGTGCCCGCCATTGCCTCAGCCATTCGCCAGCAGATTGAGTCCTACCCCACTGACGGCATACTAGAAGAGCAGGCAGACCAGAGAGTCATCATCAAG CTGAATATCCATGTGGGGAACATCTCTCTGGTGGACCAGTTTGAGTGGGACATGTCAGAGAGGGAGAACTCGCCGGAGTCGTTTGCCCTGAAGCTGTGCTCTGAGCTGGGTCTGGGCGGAGAGTTTGTCACCACTATCGCCTACAGCATCCGCGGTCAGCTGAGCTGGCACCAGAGGACCTATGCCTTCAG TGAGAACCCACTCCCCACAGTAGAGATTGCCATCCGCAACACAGGTGATGCAGACCAGTGGTGCCCCCTTCTGGAGACCCTCACAGATGCTGAAATGGAGAAGAAGATCCGAGACCAAGACAGGAACACAAG GCGTATGAGACGGCTGGCCAACACTGCTCCTTCCTggtag